In Gemmatimonas sp., a single genomic region encodes these proteins:
- a CDS encoding MOSC domain-containing protein, with protein sequence MSELVVPQGVIEQIWLKRAKRGPMDPVARAHVRTERGLVGNANQRGRRQITLLEAERWAEHLTALGREHDESLGPIRRRANVLVRGIPLVNSRGRVLRLGAVRVLIAGETKPCHQMDEVFPGLQAVMRPAWGGGAFAMILADGDIAVGDAIRWDDTLEPPSLFDRVPA encoded by the coding sequence ATGTCCGAACTCGTAGTGCCACAGGGTGTCATCGAACAGATCTGGCTCAAGCGCGCCAAGCGCGGGCCCATGGATCCGGTCGCGAGAGCACACGTACGTACGGAGCGTGGACTCGTCGGCAACGCCAATCAGCGAGGCCGCCGGCAGATCACGTTGCTCGAGGCGGAACGGTGGGCCGAACACCTGACCGCGCTGGGACGCGAACACGACGAGTCGCTGGGCCCGATCCGGCGACGCGCCAACGTGCTCGTACGCGGCATTCCGTTGGTGAACTCACGCGGGCGCGTACTGCGCCTCGGCGCGGTGCGCGTGCTGATCGCCGGTGAAACGAAGCCGTGTCACCAGATGGATGAAGTGTTCCCTGGGTTGCAGGCCGTGATGCGGCCAGCGTGGGGCGGCGGGGCCTTCGCCATGATTCTCGCCGACGGCGACATCGCCGTCGGCGACGCGATCCGTTGGGATGACACATTGGAACCGCCCTCGCTCTTCGATCGCGTGCCGGCATGA
- the tyrA gene encoding bifunctional chorismate mutase/prephenate dehydrogenase, which yields MADTPRPLPVVRAMIDALDRDLLQIMAKRMALVAEVAAYKRQHGLKIRDASRERELLRDRHEHARELGLPSDEIESIFRLLMRSSRDHQAALRAEVPMDAASYTIAIIGGHGRIGRVMARLFGDLGHRLLLVDTDTTLRAEEAAAVADVVVVSVPIDVTDGVLRAVGPHVRDDALLMDVTSVKEAPLQTMLEVTSASVVGTHPMFGPSVHTLQGQRVVICRGRGDTWADWVAQSFAARGLVITETTATLHDRAMSVVQVLTHFQTQVQGLTLSRLGLPLAETLPFTSPAYLLELYVAARHFAQDPALYGSIEMRNPRTADVTSAFGQSVHDVADILARGDQVAFSRLFDDVRLFFGDFTAEALEQSSFLIDRIVERA from the coding sequence GTGGCTGACACGCCGCGTCCGCTGCCCGTGGTGCGCGCCATGATCGATGCGCTCGATCGTGACCTGCTGCAGATCATGGCGAAACGCATGGCGCTGGTGGCGGAGGTCGCCGCCTACAAGCGCCAGCACGGTCTCAAGATCCGTGACGCGAGTCGCGAGCGCGAGCTGTTGCGGGATCGACATGAACACGCTCGTGAGCTCGGGCTGCCCAGCGACGAGATCGAATCGATCTTCCGGCTGCTCATGCGGTCGAGTCGCGATCATCAGGCCGCGCTGCGTGCCGAAGTGCCGATGGATGCCGCGTCGTATACGATCGCAATCATCGGCGGCCACGGCCGCATCGGTCGCGTGATGGCGCGCCTGTTCGGCGACCTCGGTCATCGCCTGCTGCTCGTCGACACCGACACCACGTTGCGTGCTGAGGAAGCGGCCGCGGTGGCGGACGTGGTCGTGGTCAGTGTCCCGATCGATGTCACCGACGGGGTGCTTCGCGCCGTGGGCCCGCATGTGCGCGACGATGCGTTGCTGATGGACGTCACCAGCGTGAAAGAGGCGCCGCTGCAGACGATGCTCGAGGTCACCAGCGCGAGCGTGGTCGGCACCCACCCCATGTTCGGACCGAGCGTGCACACGCTGCAGGGCCAGCGCGTGGTGATCTGTCGCGGGCGCGGCGATACCTGGGCCGATTGGGTCGCGCAGTCGTTTGCCGCACGCGGACTGGTGATCACCGAAACCACCGCCACGCTGCACGATCGCGCGATGTCGGTGGTGCAGGTGCTCACGCATTTTCAAACGCAGGTGCAAGGGCTCACGCTCAGTCGCCTCGGGCTGCCGTTGGCCGAAACGCTGCCGTTCACCTCGCCGGCGTACCTGCTGGAGCTGTACGTGGCGGCGCGCCATTTCGCGCAGGACCCGGCGCTCTACGGCTCGATCGAAATGCGGAACCCGCGCACGGCCGACGTCACCTCCGCCTTCGGACAGTCCGTGCACGACGTCGCCGATATCCTCGCGCGTGGCGATCAGGTCGCGTTCTCGCGCCTGTTCGATGACGTCCGCCTGTTCTTCGGTGACTTCACCGCCGAAGCACTCGAGCAGTCCAGCTTTCTCATCGATCGCATCGTCGAGCGGGCCTGA